In the genome of Candidatus Pristimantibacillus lignocellulolyticus, the window AATAGCTGCCGCACGTTCAAAAATCAATGGGATATTCGCACGTTGTGCTGCAATTAATGCATTAACTACTCGGTCAACATTACCACCTGCTAGAAAATGACTTTCTAACTGATTAATAGATAAACCAAGACCTGCTTTTGTTGCTTTGATCAACGGGTTCACGATACGACTAGGAACTACGCGACGTAATCTCATCGCAAACAGTGTAATAATCCCTACTCTTACGCCTGAAGCAAGTGCTGATATCCATAGCATAATTGGGAAAAAGCTTAATAATACGCTTAATACGATAACTGCCAATATTACAAAAATTACAACAACCAAACCTGGGTCTAAACCAAACATCCAATCATTCCTCTCAATTTGTAATCAAATTAATTTGCCTGTTCAAAAAGGTCGGCTTTCAGTGACGAGAAGATGGAATGATACTAGAAAACGAGGAGCACAGCGTACGGGTTATGTACGTGAGCACCGTAGATTTCGGTAGCAATCCATCTTAGATGTCGAGTATGCTACTACGCATAACTTCGCAATCAAAGTCGGGCTCTTTGAACATCCTTACACGTTTTCTTTCACTTCTCTAACGACTACCCATGTACCTTCAGCCTTAACAACCACGACAGGACGATTCACTTCTACGAATCCACCTTCAGTTACAACATCAACGCGAGCATTGCCGATTTGTGCTGCTCCTGCTGGTCGTAGCGGTGTTACCGTAACGCCATGTAAACCTAATAGCGAATCTTTCGAATCTGCAGATATAAATCCTTCTTCAGTCGTAAGTTTCTCACGTAGAACGAGTTTATTCCAAACAGCTCTACCTTTTTTCGTACGTGAAACGATGACAACTAAGATGATAGCAATCACTAATGCAATACCAATGGACGTAAGTCCGGTCTGCCAATCTGGTGAGGCAAGTAATATTCCAGCGATTATAGCTCCTCCTCCCAATAATCCCAGTATACCAAAAGCCGGAACTATTAATTCTAAAACAATTAAAATAAGTCCTACGATAAAGAGTACTACTGTTTCCATACCTGCAAGACCTGAAACGTATGAACCAAAGAAGAACAATCCCATACTAATCGCTCCTAGAATACCAGGTAATCCAAGGCCAGGTATAAACAGTTCAATCGCTAGGCCAGCAAAACCTAATATTAATAATATGGTGGATACAATTGGGTTAACAAGAAAACTTGCTACATTCTCAGCTGCACTAGGTGTAATCGTAATAATATCTCGACCACCAAGTTCATGAAAATTCAACACATCAGTAACCGTTTCAGCATTGAAATCAGAATAACCAATTCGTAATGCTTCACTTGCTGAAATTGCAATAACATCACCCACAGATTTAACTTTACCTATAGTATCTGTAAGATCAATTTCTACTCTAGGATCAACCATTGCTGCTGCCACATTCGTATCTCGTCCATGAAGTCTTGCTGCTTCTTGCATCTGATCTACCCAAAAACTAATCGTTTTCGGATTATCAATTAACGTTCCACTAGAATCTACAACTGCAGCGGAACCCATTGTACTTCCTGATTGCATCGCAATGTAATCAGCATTCAGAGCAATATAGGTGCCTGCCGACACAGCTTTACCTTCAATGAATACTGT includes:
- a CDS encoding ATP-dependent Clp protease proteolytic subunit: MYSKFSIHRFREMLTVFVISLFAILLVNGLIAPTFAQAESKSAGPAVYEIPLKGTVDQSMATFVERAFSEAEEAHASHIVIVLNTYGGRVDSANTIGELVRAQEIPVTVFIEGKAVSAGTYIALNADYIAMQSGSTMGSAAVVDSSGTLIDNPKTISFWVDQMQEAARLHGRDTNVAAAMVDPRVEIDLTDTIGKVKSVGDVIAISASEALRIGYSDFNAETVTDVLNFHELGGRDIITITPSAAENVASFLVNPIVSTILLILGFAGLAIELFIPGLGLPGILGAISMGLFFFGSYVSGLAGMETVVLFIVGLILIVLELIVPAFGILGLLGGGAIIAGILLASPDWQTGLTSIGIALVIAIILVVIVSRTKKGRAVWNKLVLREKLTTEEGFISADSKDSLLGLHGVTVTPLRPAGAAQIGNARVDVVTEGGFVEVNRPVVVVKAEGTWVVVREVKENV